From a region of the uncultured Desulfatiglans sp. genome:
- the flgH gene encoding Flagellar L-ring protein, with protein sequence MLRVIRETIRIWVILTGLWVVLLLAGCAGSPQSASIPPHVTQLPEPPVVEATSPQGSLWRENGPLTNLFVDPKAANVGDIVTVSIVETSTASNDAQTQTGRKSSLTASVDGFLGLENRYASNAKFNPFSAIKGGMENAFDGSGSTARSGKLAASMTARVNEVLPNGNLRIIGSREVTVNNETQIITLSGTIRPRDISPDNVILSTYISEARITYTGDGIVHEGQRPGWFTRIMNVVWPF encoded by the coding sequence ATGTTAAGGGTAATCAGGGAGACCATCCGGATTTGGGTGATTCTTACGGGTCTATGGGTTGTTTTGCTTTTAGCCGGCTGTGCTGGCAGCCCTCAGTCGGCCTCGATTCCACCCCACGTGACGCAATTACCCGAACCGCCGGTGGTGGAGGCAACTTCCCCGCAAGGTTCGCTATGGCGGGAGAACGGACCGTTGACGAATCTTTTTGTGGATCCCAAGGCTGCGAACGTCGGAGACATCGTCACGGTGAGCATCGTCGAGACTTCGACGGCATCGAACGACGCCCAGACACAGACTGGTCGGAAATCATCCCTCACCGCCAGCGTGGACGGCTTCCTGGGGCTTGAGAATCGGTATGCAAGCAACGCTAAGTTTAACCCATTCTCGGCTATTAAGGGCGGAATGGAGAATGCTTTTGACGGTTCGGGTTCGACAGCGAGAAGCGGTAAATTGGCAGCTTCCATGACCGCAAGGGTCAACGAGGTGCTACCCAACGGAAATCTTCGCATTATCGGTTCGAGGGAGGTGACCGTCAACAATGAAACCCAGATCATCACCCTTTCTGGTACCATCCGACCGCGGGATATTTCGCCCGATAACGTGATTCTCTCAACCTATATCAGCGAAGCGAGGATTACCTATACCGGTGACGGCATCGTTCATGAGGGGCAGCGACCCGGGTGGTTCACCCGTATCATGAATGTCGTATGGCCCTTTTGA
- the flgI gene encoding flagellar basal body P-ring protein (Evidence 2a : Function from experimental evidences in other organisms; PubMedId : 14726535, 3549690; Product type s : structure), with protein MPTRSNARVPFSFLFSVILLLLQVAEMSYAARIKDLACLEGVRRNQLVGYGLVVGLQGTGDGKKARFTVQSMASMLERMGMTVGLKDINVDNVAAVMVTADLPPFARSGSRIDVLVSSIGDADSLYGGTLLMTPLRGADGGVYAVAQGALSIGGILSGGKAASVQKNFPTVGRVVQGALVEREVSANFAEDNTLNLILNMPDFTTAARMSEAINDALLSNSAQAVDPGRVSVTVPERYEGDLVGLVTLIEGLDVSRDMAARVVINERTGTVVIGDNVRLSTVAISHGNLSIEIKESPTVSQPMPFSSGETVVTPNTSISVTEERSKLFLVKSGSTIGELVKAMNALGVSPRDLITVFQAIKAAGALDAELEIM; from the coding sequence ATGCCGACGAGATCCAATGCCAGAGTACCTTTTTCCTTTCTCTTTTCCGTGATTCTGCTTCTTCTGCAGGTCGCAGAAATGTCCTATGCGGCCAGGATCAAAGATTTGGCCTGCCTTGAGGGTGTGCGGCGCAACCAACTCGTGGGCTATGGTCTGGTTGTGGGATTGCAGGGGACCGGCGACGGCAAGAAAGCGCGCTTCACCGTTCAATCCATGGCCAGTATGCTTGAACGAATGGGAATGACGGTCGGCTTGAAGGATATCAATGTCGATAATGTAGCCGCCGTGATGGTTACAGCCGACCTGCCGCCTTTCGCACGTTCCGGGAGTCGTATCGATGTCTTGGTCAGTTCCATAGGCGATGCGGATTCGCTTTACGGTGGGACGCTCCTGATGACCCCTCTCAGAGGGGCTGATGGCGGGGTCTATGCGGTGGCTCAAGGCGCGCTCAGTATTGGAGGGATCTTGTCAGGTGGAAAGGCCGCCAGCGTGCAGAAAAATTTCCCCACGGTGGGACGCGTCGTGCAGGGAGCGCTGGTCGAACGCGAAGTCAGCGCGAATTTTGCGGAAGACAACACCCTGAACCTAATTCTCAATATGCCCGATTTCACGACGGCGGCGCGGATGTCTGAAGCGATCAATGATGCCTTGCTGTCCAATTCGGCGCAGGCAGTTGATCCTGGGAGGGTGAGCGTCACTGTGCCGGAGCGCTATGAGGGTGACCTGGTCGGGTTGGTTACCTTGATCGAAGGGTTGGATGTCAGCAGGGATATGGCCGCCCGGGTGGTCATCAACGAACGGACCGGGACCGTGGTGATCGGAGACAATGTCCGTTTGTCGACGGTTGCCATTTCTCATGGCAATTTGAGTATCGAGATAAAGGAGAGCCCGACGGTGTCGCAACCGATGCCGTTTTCAAGCGGAGAGACAGTGGTTACACCTAATACCAGTATCAGTGTGACCGAGGAAAGAAGCAAGTTGTTCCTGGTCAAGTCGGGTTCGACGATCGGTGAACTGGTAAAGGCCATGAATGCATTGGGGGTTTCACCTCGAGATCTGATCACCGTCTTTCAAGCTATCAAAGCCGCAGGTGCCTTGGATGCCGAACTGGAGATCATGTAA
- a CDS encoding hypothetical protein (Evidence 5 : Unknown function) produces MSQSIFTLDADWQTSYLEGRTVKAERTLIPGVNAAEEEQPLLAETCAELEFLFVYELLKVMRSTVPKTDLLGGGGMEEQYTAMMDMELARHLALRGDLGIGELLLGQMDDQRLSAGNKENLENNGKVFSLSADKPLRTF; encoded by the coding sequence ATGTCGCAATCGATTTTCACTTTGGACGCGGATTGGCAGACTTCTTATTTGGAAGGCCGGACTGTGAAGGCCGAGCGGACTCTGATTCCCGGCGTTAATGCGGCAGAGGAGGAGCAGCCCTTGCTTGCCGAGACGTGCGCCGAACTCGAATTCCTTTTTGTGTATGAACTTCTTAAGGTCATGCGCTCCACCGTACCGAAGACGGATTTGCTTGGCGGAGGTGGCATGGAGGAGCAATACACGGCCATGATGGATATGGAACTGGCTCGTCACCTGGCCTTGCGGGGCGATCTGGGCATTGGGGAACTATTGCTGGGACAGATGGATGATCAGCGGCTTTCAGCCGGAAATAAAGAGAATTTGGAGAATAATGGTAAAGTTTTCAGCCTGTCGGCCGATAAACCCTTAAGAACTTTTTAA
- a CDS encoding putative Flagellar biosynthesis anti-sigma factor protein FlgM (Evidence 3 : Putative function from multiple computational evidences) encodes MKITGDHLLGQIDGYVKNRTEGSAQSRSCPSAGEGGHGTDRVVLSAEVLEVYELKSRLEAIPDVREERVAALRKQIENGTYKADGKKIAARMIKESLENEILPE; translated from the coding sequence ATGAAAATTACGGGTGATCATCTGTTAGGTCAGATCGACGGGTATGTGAAGAATCGGACTGAGGGTTCGGCGCAGTCCAGATCCTGTCCGTCAGCGGGCGAGGGTGGGCATGGAACGGACCGAGTTGTGCTGTCGGCAGAGGTCCTGGAGGTATATGAATTGAAGAGCCGCCTCGAAGCCATACCGGATGTGCGGGAGGAGCGAGTGGCGGCATTGCGGAAACAGATAGAGAACGGCACCTATAAGGCTGACGGAAAAAAAATTGCAGCTAGGATGATCAAGGAATCTTTAGAGAATGAAATCCTTCCCGAGTAG
- a CDS encoding hypothetical protein (Evidence 5 : Unknown function) — protein sequence MRLNCRSVSGQKMEQNKDINLKNLSGDIKKSHVLSKQLLDVLRKEYIAIMNIVECLNKEREYIINCRCEDLIDIVIEKGRYVDILNNEEEKRSFIHKQLSDIYGISAEKLTLSVLVDLFENGVADDILLLGNNIKSTYTELSDLQNKIRILIEDGCRLIQGTLQNLGSAHKDNSLYLPSGSLLNCEHCGRLLSSQF from the coding sequence ATGAGGTTGAATTGTAGGTCTGTCAGTGGGCAAAAAATGGAACAGAATAAAGATATCAATTTGAAAAATCTATCTGGTGATATCAAGAAATCGCACGTTTTGTCAAAGCAGCTTCTAGATGTGCTTCGTAAAGAATATATTGCCATTATGAATATAGTTGAATGCTTAAATAAAGAAAGAGAATATATTATTAATTGCCGATGCGAAGATTTAATTGATATTGTTATTGAAAAAGGGCGTTATGTCGATATTTTAAACAATGAAGAAGAAAAAAGATCGTTTATACATAAACAATTATCAGATATATATGGGATAAGCGCTGAAAAGTTGACCCTTAGTGTTCTCGTTGATTTGTTTGAAAACGGCGTTGCAGATGATATTTTGCTTCTGGGGAACAATATCAAATCAACATATACTGAATTATCCGATTTGCAAAATAAGATACGAATATTGATTGAAGATGGATGCAGGTTGATTCAAGGAACGCTTCAGAATCTTGGCAGCGCACATAAGGATAACTCTTTATATCTTCCAAGTGGGAGCCTGTTAAATTGCGAGCACTGTGGAAGATTGCTTTCGAGCCAATTCTAA
- a CDS encoding CheW domain protein: protein MRHKNDHIIPLLERVVEDIDNLSLGDEDAWNSLSIRLARLADDFQTVPEEVSRAFGLGIKGLETGSGDLTGSQRLTILRHLSDLLTAALGCLRGDPECYADDLARAMQVIDAMLDAIGNNRPGCDVAAASESPGQLERALHDAAALLLQSEPHDSSSLFNLRACLESLAVRDGMCEEAIEKLSEARFNLDRYVEDGEGEGGRLLQDIGVCFEEVLEIVTSGGGLPSIASEGSEPEAEGPRLAEDDGGENTNYMPDEADQELLGEFVAEGLELIMNAEEALLALETDPEDMEAVATVFRAFHTIKGTSAFLELGLISEMGHHAENLLSRVRQGEIRYSGGYADMALRALDMLKELIQAVQESIASGWLSKPDGYDGLLEILSAPEVVTGEENDLSAEESGRFNEADRLGDILVEEGTVSPKIIEKALANDLGRPLGAIPVEEKGVKTDEVARALRTQRKARASDAGVESTVRVSTSRLDRLVDLVGELVIAHSMVAQDELMVFAGHHEIAKKVSHTSKIIRELQDLSMSMRMIPLKGTFNKMARLVRDLTRKVGKNVNLLTEGEETEIDRNMVDVVNDPLVHMIRNAVDHGIETPEERRRVGKPEQGTIQLSAYHAAGNVVVEIRDDGRGLDRTAIVEKARQEGLLQDDAALSEREIYNLIFEPGFSTAKTVTDVSGRGVGMDVVKKNIEKLRGQVDIQSRPGQGSVFRMSLPLTLAIIDGMVVRVGEERYVVPTVSIVRAVKPQPNEISTVMGKGEMLSLQGELLPLFRLGSVFHVQRVKQEAGEPLAVVIEDDGVKVGLVVDELIGRQQTVIKSLGDTMREVPGIAGGAIMPNGRVGLIVDIAGLVRLAHGADGGHGVN from the coding sequence ATGAGGCATAAGAATGATCATATTATACCGTTGCTCGAAAGAGTCGTGGAAGACATCGATAACCTGAGCTTGGGTGATGAAGACGCTTGGAATTCACTTTCCATAAGACTGGCGCGTCTCGCGGATGATTTCCAGACGGTTCCTGAAGAGGTATCCCGGGCGTTTGGGCTAGGCATAAAGGGGCTTGAGACGGGATCGGGGGATCTGACGGGTTCACAGCGTTTGACTATTCTTCGTCATCTCTCCGATCTGTTGACTGCTGCCTTAGGATGTCTTCGGGGCGACCCGGAATGTTATGCCGATGACTTGGCCCGTGCGATGCAGGTCATCGATGCGATGCTTGATGCGATCGGCAACAATCGGCCGGGGTGCGATGTTGCGGCCGCTAGTGAAAGTCCGGGGCAATTGGAAAGGGCACTGCACGATGCGGCTGCTCTGCTATTGCAGTCCGAGCCGCACGATTCGTCTTCCCTGTTTAACCTTAGAGCGTGCCTGGAATCACTTGCCGTCCGGGATGGGATGTGCGAAGAGGCTATCGAGAAGTTATCGGAAGCCCGGTTCAACCTTGATCGATATGTCGAGGATGGAGAGGGGGAAGGAGGACGGCTCCTTCAAGATATCGGCGTCTGCTTCGAGGAGGTTCTGGAAATCGTCACGAGTGGGGGGGGCTTGCCATCCATTGCTTCGGAGGGTTCTGAGCCGGAAGCGGAGGGGCCAAGACTCGCTGAGGATGACGGTGGTGAAAATACAAATTATATGCCGGACGAAGCCGATCAGGAACTCTTGGGGGAATTTGTAGCGGAAGGTCTTGAATTGATCATGAATGCCGAAGAGGCGCTGTTGGCTCTCGAAACAGATCCTGAGGATATGGAGGCTGTAGCGACAGTCTTTCGTGCCTTTCACACGATCAAAGGAACGTCCGCTTTCCTGGAACTGGGGTTGATTTCGGAGATGGGCCATCACGCCGAAAACCTCTTGAGCCGGGTGCGCCAAGGGGAGATTCGTTATTCAGGGGGGTATGCGGATATGGCCCTGCGAGCTCTGGATATGCTGAAAGAGTTGATCCAGGCGGTTCAAGAGAGCATCGCTTCAGGTTGGTTATCCAAACCGGACGGTTATGACGGGCTGCTGGAGATTCTTTCGGCTCCGGAGGTTGTGACCGGGGAAGAGAATGATCTGAGTGCCGAAGAATCCGGGAGGTTCAATGAAGCGGATCGTCTTGGGGATATTCTGGTGGAAGAGGGTACCGTGAGCCCTAAAATCATCGAGAAGGCCCTGGCGAATGATTTGGGCCGCCCCCTCGGCGCAATCCCTGTAGAAGAGAAGGGGGTCAAGACCGACGAAGTGGCGCGAGCCCTGAGAACCCAGCGCAAGGCCCGGGCATCCGATGCCGGGGTGGAATCTACGGTGAGGGTTAGTACCAGCCGGTTGGATCGGCTTGTAGATCTAGTGGGGGAGTTGGTCATCGCGCATTCTATGGTGGCCCAGGACGAACTTATGGTATTCGCCGGTCATCATGAGATCGCTAAGAAGGTATCTCACACCTCCAAGATTATTCGGGAACTGCAAGATCTGAGTATGTCCATGCGCATGATCCCGCTGAAGGGTACTTTCAATAAGATGGCGCGACTGGTCAGGGATTTGACGCGTAAGGTAGGAAAGAACGTCAATCTGCTGACGGAAGGCGAAGAAACGGAGATTGACCGGAATATGGTGGATGTTGTCAATGATCCCTTGGTTCACATGATCCGCAACGCAGTCGATCATGGCATTGAAACGCCTGAGGAGCGGCGGCGGGTGGGTAAGCCGGAGCAAGGTACCATACAGCTTTCAGCCTACCATGCGGCGGGTAATGTGGTGGTGGAGATCAGAGACGACGGCCGGGGATTGGATCGCACCGCGATTGTTGAAAAGGCGCGCCAGGAAGGACTTTTGCAGGATGATGCTGCGTTGAGTGAGCGCGAAATCTACAACCTCATTTTCGAACCTGGTTTCTCCACGGCGAAGACGGTTACGGACGTCTCAGGCCGCGGCGTCGGAATGGATGTTGTGAAGAAGAATATAGAAAAATTGCGTGGTCAGGTGGACATCCAGTCGCGACCGGGACAAGGGAGCGTGTTCAGGATGAGCCTGCCGCTGACCTTGGCGATTATTGACGGTATGGTAGTCAGGGTGGGCGAAGAGCGTTATGTGGTTCCCACCGTATCCATTGTGAGGGCGGTCAAACCGCAACCCAACGAGATATCTACGGTGATGGGAAAAGGCGAAATGCTGTCATTGCAAGGGGAACTGCTGCCGCTCTTTCGTCTTGGATCAGTCTTCCATGTCCAGCGGGTGAAGCAGGAGGCGGGAGAGCCCTTGGCGGTTGTGATTGAGGATGACGGGGTGAAAGTGGGACTGGTGGTCGATGAGTTGATCGGACGTCAGCAGACTGTGATCAAGAGCCTTGGTGACACCATGCGCGAAGTCCCGGGCATTGCCGGGGGCGCGATCATGCCCAACGGCCGGGTAGGTCTGATCGTCGACATAGCCGGTCTGGTGCGATTGGCTCACGGGGCCGATGGGGGCCATGGGGTCAATTGA
- the cheR gene encoding chemotaxis regulator, protein-glutamate methyltransferase (Evidence 2a : Function from experimental evidences in other organisms; PubMedId : 12101179, 3510184; Product type r : regulator) gives MELGSPHLTDGQFKAISRLVYDICGISLNNGKKSLVRARLMKRLRALRMQSFREYLRYLESEAGRGEIDFMIDVITTNKTNFFREIDHFDFLRTCVLPTLRGTRLRFWCAACSSGEEPYSLAMVLRESLIGMDWKDVRVLATDISTRMLKRARAASYTEEAVQEIPSPMRRKYFDIIQRDGQCYYMLKMNVRSLVSLGCLNLMGPWPMKGPFDVIFCRNVMIYFDRPTQQRLVQRFWELLRPEGYLFVGHSEGLSGVVHRFQYVQPAVYRK, from the coding sequence ATGGAACTCGGGTCGCCGCACCTGACTGACGGACAGTTCAAGGCCATCAGCCGTTTAGTCTATGATATCTGCGGAATCAGTCTTAATAACGGGAAAAAGTCCCTGGTCCGCGCCCGGCTCATGAAACGCCTGCGGGCGTTGAGAATGCAAAGTTTCAGAGAGTATCTCAGATATCTGGAGAGCGAGGCTGGAAGGGGTGAAATCGATTTCATGATCGATGTCATTACCACTAACAAGACCAATTTTTTCCGCGAGATTGACCATTTCGATTTTCTGAGGACGTGTGTGTTGCCGACCCTGAGGGGGACACGGCTGCGTTTTTGGTGTGCGGCTTGTTCTTCTGGAGAAGAGCCCTATTCCCTGGCGATGGTGTTGAGGGAGAGTCTGATCGGAATGGATTGGAAGGACGTCCGAGTGCTCGCTACCGATATATCCACCCGAATGCTGAAAAGGGCGCGTGCGGCCAGTTACACGGAGGAGGCGGTTCAGGAGATTCCATCCCCAATGCGGCGGAAGTATTTCGACATCATTCAGCGCGATGGTCAATGCTATTATATGTTGAAGATGAATGTACGCTCATTGGTGTCTTTGGGATGTTTGAACCTGATGGGGCCCTGGCCCATGAAAGGCCCTTTCGATGTAATCTTCTGCCGAAATGTGATGATCTATTTCGATCGACCCACTCAGCAAAGGCTGGTCCAACGTTTCTGGGAGCTTTTGCGGCCGGAGGGCTATCTGTTTGTGGGGCACTCCGAAGGTTTGTCAGGAGTTGTTCACCGATTCCAATACGTGCAGCCGGCCGTCTACCGAAAGTGA
- the cheD gene encoding putative chemoreceptor glutamine deamidase CheD (Evidence 3 : Putative function from multiple computational evidences) has translation MRYVVDVGDMKLGKAGDLLVTHALGSCLGLMVYDPAAKVGGMLHAMLPLSRINQEKAIANPYMFVDTGVPQLFKALDTLGGKRERMVVKAAGCGKPLGGDQIFKIGERNYIVLKKLLWKNNILLRGEDIGGTVSRTVHFDLFSGETIISSNGMKRVL, from the coding sequence ATGAGATACGTGGTTGACGTGGGGGACATGAAGTTGGGAAAGGCAGGGGATCTTCTCGTGACCCACGCACTGGGTAGTTGTCTCGGGTTGATGGTATACGACCCGGCCGCGAAGGTGGGCGGAATGCTGCACGCGATGCTGCCCCTTTCGAGGATCAATCAGGAAAAGGCCATAGCGAATCCCTATATGTTCGTAGACACCGGTGTGCCTCAGCTTTTCAAGGCGCTGGATACACTTGGCGGGAAACGGGAGCGGATGGTGGTAAAGGCTGCCGGCTGTGGAAAGCCGCTCGGCGGGGATCAGATCTTCAAGATCGGCGAGCGCAATTATATCGTTTTGAAAAAACTCCTGTGGAAGAACAACATCCTCCTGAGGGGTGAGGATATCGGTGGGACGGTCAGTCGAACGGTGCATTTCGATCTTTTCAGCGGAGAGACCATCATCAGCTCTAACGGCATGAAGAGGGTGCTGTGA
- a CDS encoding putative signal transduction protein (Evidence 3 : Putative function from multiple computational evidences) codes for MNQDISQEIARRIRSFPSMPKAALRILRLLEDPNASPREVEALLRQEPSLTANILRMTNSAFFGLSCTVGSVRQALALLGWKRLSQLVLASCVRATMDKAVPGYDLPAGDLWRHAVMVSVAAEGLVKELNLTGGDDVFTAALLHDMGKLVLGAYVRDALPKIEALAADAVPFEEAETRVLGTNHAEVGAEVLKRWSLPPQIVEAVRWHHAPEGGGRTTVLIDAVHIADMLCVLVGIGGGREGLRHLPSSGARKRLGLSAGALERVASHALALARELTATI; via the coding sequence GTGAACCAGGACATCTCACAGGAGATCGCGAGGCGTATCAGGTCATTTCCGAGCATGCCCAAGGCAGCGCTTCGAATACTGCGGTTGCTCGAAGACCCGAATGCAAGCCCCAGGGAAGTGGAGGCCCTGCTGCGGCAGGAGCCATCCCTGACCGCCAACATCCTCCGCATGACCAACTCGGCCTTTTTCGGTTTGTCCTGCACGGTTGGATCGGTGCGGCAAGCGTTGGCGCTCCTTGGTTGGAAGCGGTTGAGCCAGCTTGTTTTGGCCTCGTGCGTAAGGGCAACCATGGACAAAGCTGTTCCTGGCTATGATCTGCCGGCCGGAGACCTGTGGCGGCATGCCGTGATGGTATCCGTGGCGGCGGAGGGTTTGGTGAAGGAACTGAATCTCACAGGGGGCGACGATGTTTTCACCGCCGCTTTGCTGCACGATATGGGCAAACTGGTTCTGGGTGCCTACGTGAGAGATGCGCTTCCCAAGATCGAGGCCCTTGCTGCGGATGCAGTTCCTTTCGAGGAGGCAGAGACGCGTGTCTTGGGCACGAATCATGCCGAAGTGGGGGCGGAGGTCTTGAAGCGTTGGTCTCTTCCGCCTCAGATCGTCGAGGCGGTGCGCTGGCATCATGCCCCTGAAGGAGGCGGACGGACCACGGTTCTGATCGATGCGGTGCATATAGCCGATATGCTGTGTGTACTGGTGGGTATCGGAGGAGGGCGGGAGGGGCTGCGGCATTTGCCTTCCTCGGGGGCTCGTAAACGCTTGGGTTTGAGTGCCGGCGCACTGGAGCGCGTGGCCAGTCATGCATTGGCTTTGGCTCGAGAATTGACAGCGACGATTTGA
- the cheY gene encoding Chemotaxis protein CheY: MSINVLIVDDSNVMRAMILKTLRMGEIELGEVLQAGNGREALERMENHWVDLVIADINMPEMDGEQMIDRMIVNPSFKDIPVLVVSTEGSLARVCRLRQKGARFLHKPFSPEELHDTVIGMLGVPDHAPE, translated from the coding sequence ATGTCTATCAATGTTTTGATTGTGGATGACAGCAATGTGATGCGGGCGATGATTCTGAAAACCCTGCGTATGGGAGAAATTGAACTTGGTGAAGTTCTCCAGGCGGGTAATGGCAGAGAGGCTTTGGAAAGAATGGAGAACCATTGGGTCGATCTGGTGATTGCGGATATTAATATGCCGGAGATGGATGGAGAACAGATGATCGACCGGATGATCGTAAACCCTTCTTTTAAAGATATCCCTGTCCTGGTGGTTTCCACTGAGGGGAGTCTTGCCCGTGTCTGCCGGTTACGGCAGAAGGGCGCCCGCTTTCTTCACAAGCCTTTTTCACCCGAAGAGCTTCACGATACCGTCATAGGGATGTTGGGGGTGCCTGACCATGCGCCGGAATGA
- a CDS encoding hypothetical protein (Evidence 5 : Unknown function), translating to MRRNEIRAIMSETAVSILERLAFVFSFPAEEEILEVSGQDRVQAGVCFDGPMRGILWIELPQERLKELTSNMLGLAEGQISPELERDGLGEIINVICGNLLPRLAGETSIFTIGAPVFAAPGDGLPLIRPEGESVEAVLDLDGGVCRLNLHVEERILD from the coding sequence ATGCGCCGGAATGAAATCAGAGCGATCATGTCCGAAACGGCCGTAAGCATCCTTGAAAGATTGGCCTTTGTTTTTTCTTTCCCTGCGGAAGAAGAAATTCTTGAGGTAAGCGGGCAGGACAGGGTGCAGGCGGGCGTGTGTTTCGATGGTCCGATGCGGGGTATTTTATGGATCGAACTGCCGCAGGAGCGTCTGAAAGAGTTGACATCCAATATGTTGGGGTTGGCCGAAGGGCAAATCTCCCCGGAATTGGAACGGGACGGTCTGGGCGAGATCATCAACGTCATCTGCGGGAATTTGCTGCCCAGATTGGCTGGTGAAACATCCATTTTCACCATCGGCGCTCCGGTGTTCGCAGCGCCTGGGGATGGCCTGCCTTTGATCCGGCCGGAGGGTGAGTCGGTGGAGGCCGTTTTAGATCTTGATGGGGGTGTCTGCAGATTGAACCTGCATGTCGAGGAACGGATCCTGGATTGA
- the cheB gene encoding fused chemotaxis regulator; protein-glutamate methylesterase in two-component regulatory system with CheA (Evidence 2a : Function from experimental evidences in other organisms; PubMedId : 3280143, 3510184, 9687492; Product type r : regulator), translating into MIKVLIVDDSAVVRKVLSDELSRFDDIQIVGTAVDPYLARDKIVKLKPDVITLDLEMPRMDGLSFLAKLMKYYPLPVIVLSSLAPRNSENALKALELGAVEVLCKPGSAFSTQDVARDLARAIRGAAIARVEKQVAPSAGVRTAQSPGRIHLQTTDKVIAIGASTGGTKAIETVLLGLPATVPGTVIVQHMPEHFTTTFAARLNEMCPMEVREARDGDHLLPGVVFVAPGNRHMLLQRSGANYVVKIKDGPRVHYQRPSVDVLFLSVAQSAGKNAVGVLLTGMGADGAKGLLAMRESGARTLAQDEESCVVYGMPKEAVRLGAVEKVMPLSGMAAAILGAF; encoded by the coding sequence ATGATCAAGGTGTTGATTGTCGATGATTCGGCCGTTGTACGCAAGGTTCTTTCGGACGAATTGTCACGTTTCGATGATATTCAGATCGTTGGAACGGCTGTTGATCCGTACCTTGCGAGGGACAAGATCGTCAAGCTGAAGCCGGATGTCATCACCCTCGATCTTGAAATGCCCCGAATGGATGGCCTCTCTTTTCTGGCGAAACTGATGAAATACTACCCCTTGCCGGTTATTGTCCTCAGCTCGCTCGCACCCCGAAACAGCGAAAACGCGCTGAAAGCCTTGGAACTAGGTGCTGTGGAGGTGCTTTGCAAGCCCGGGTCGGCCTTTTCCACCCAGGACGTGGCCCGCGATCTGGCACGCGCCATCAGAGGAGCAGCCATAGCGAGAGTGGAAAAGCAGGTTGCTCCTTCTGCCGGTGTCAGGACAGCGCAGAGTCCCGGTCGAATCCATCTGCAAACCACCGACAAGGTCATCGCTATCGGAGCGTCGACGGGGGGAACCAAAGCGATTGAAACCGTCCTTCTGGGACTGCCGGCTACTGTTCCTGGTACAGTGATTGTTCAGCACATGCCGGAACATTTCACGACTACTTTTGCCGCCCGTCTCAATGAGATGTGTCCCATGGAGGTGCGGGAGGCCCGTGACGGGGATCACTTGCTGCCGGGCGTCGTTTTCGTCGCCCCCGGTAATCGCCATATGTTGTTGCAGCGCAGCGGTGCAAATTATGTTGTCAAAATCAAGGACGGACCGCGTGTCCACTATCAGCGTCCCAGTGTGGATGTCCTCTTCCTGTCTGTGGCGCAAAGCGCAGGAAAAAACGCCGTCGGCGTTCTTTTGACCGGCATGGGTGCCGATGGTGCCAAAGGTCTTCTGGCTATGAGAGAGAGCGGGGCGCGGACATTGGCACAGGACGAGGAATCCTGTGTCGTTTACGGCATGCCGAAGGAAGCCGTTCGATTGGGAGCTGTCGAGAAGGTGATGCCCTTGAGCGGTATGGCGGCGGCGATCCTCGGTGCCTTTTAA